A window of Primulina tabacum isolate GXHZ01 chromosome 4, ASM2559414v2, whole genome shotgun sequence contains these coding sequences:
- the LOC142542643 gene encoding cysteine-rich receptor-like protein kinase 15 isoform X1 produces MMSKRWPLASIFLILTNLLAFAMAQSSCFNNGNYTNNSTYKSNLDTLLSSLSINVDYNGFYNASMGKNLDTVYASVLCRGDVQLPSCRSCIQEAAADIVGSCPNYKKAVRFNEFCTLRYSNESMFGIIETSRAWYLWNTQNASSPGQFMADVRTLVDNIRDQAAKGGSLRKVAAGSRSTVDFQTLFSLVQCTPDLSSEDCGSCLIGAIADIPRFCNNKRGCRVLKPSCILRYEDTTFYNETRLQELQALAATPPPQPPTSASLPPGTLSAPPGKKDNNKTRTTIIIVVSIGVCLIVAVFAGILLIMRTKKKPKEILECSIDSAESLQYDFCEIKSATDDFSDDNKLGQGGFGAVYKGKLSNGQEIAVKRLSMDSGQGDVEFKNEVLLVAKLQHRNLVRFLGFSIEGKERLLVYEFVKNASLDKFLFDPIKRPELDWERRYKIIGGIARGLLYLHEESRLKIIHRDLKASNILLDGEMNPKIADFGLARLCAADETQGNTNRIVGTYGYMSPEYAMHGQFSIKSDVFSFGVLILEIMTGQKNNSFRNGETIEDLLSAAWKYWHRGTFEDMIDPVLRASSGSLRDISRCIHIGLLCVQDNLADRPTMASVVLTLSSFTISLPVPLEPTFFTNSRISKNALFQAYDSRESGSTTSSSQNKSPHSTESKNVMSITEFYPR; encoded by the exons ATGATGTCTAAAAGATGGCCGCTTGCCTCGATTTTCTTGATTCTCACAAACCTTTTAGCCTTCGCCATGGCGCAATCCTCGTGCTTCAACAACGGGAATTACACGAATAATAGCACGTATAAGAGTAACCTTGACACCCTTCTCTCTTCTTTATCCATAAATGTCGATTACAACGGATTCTACAACGCCTCAATGGGTAAGAACCTGGATACAGTCTATGCCTCCGTGCTTTGTAGAGGGGACGTTCAGCTCCCTAGTTGTCGTAGTTGTATCCAAGAAGCCGCCGCTGACATAGTAGGTTCGTGTCCGAATTACAAAAAGGCAGTTCGGTTTAATGAGTTCTGCACATTACGGTACTCTAATGAATCCATGTTCGGGATCATCGAGACTAGCAGAGCGTGGTACTTGTGGAATACACAGAATGCTTCGAGTCCCGGACAATTTATGGCGGATGTTAGAACGCTAGTGGACAATATTCGTGACCAGGCTGCGAAAGGTGGTTCTTTGAGGAAAGTGGCAGCAGGGAGTAGAAGTACGGTAGATTTTCAGACTCTTTTCTCGCTGGTTCAATGTACCCCGGATTTATCTTCGGAGGATTGCGGTAGTTGTTTAATTGGGGCTATTGCGGATATTCCAAGATTTTGCAACAACAAGAGAGGGTGTAGAGTTCTAAAGCCTAGCTGCATTCTTCGTTACGAAGATACAACCTTTTACAATGAAACCAGGCTTCAAGAATTACAGGCGCTTGCCGCAACGCCGCCGCCGCAACCACCCACATCAGCATCACTACCACCAGGCACGCTGTCGGCACCACCAG GTAAAAAAGACAATAATAAAACTCGAACGACCATCATCATTGTTGTTTCGATTGGTGTGTGTCTGATAGTGGCTGTATTTGCTGGCATCCTGCTAATTATGAGAACAAAGAAGAAACCGAAGGAAATACTTGAAT GCAGTATTGACTCGGCGGAATCTCTACAATATGATTTCTGCGAAATTAAATCCGCAACAGATGATTTCTCGGATGACAATAAGCTGGGGCAAGGTGGATTTGGTGCCGTTTACAAG GGAAAACTTTCAAATGGACAAGAAATCGCTGTAAAAAGACTGTCCATGGATTCAGGACAAGGTGATGTGGAGTTCAAGAATGAAGTCTTACTAGTAGCCAAGTTACAACACCGGAACCTTGTTAGATTTTTGGGTTTCTCCATTGAAGGAAAAGAGAGACTTCTCGTCTATGAGTTTGTTAAGAATGCAAGTCTTGACAAATTTTTATTCG ATCCAATCAAGCGCCCAGAGTTGGACTGGGAAAGACGCTACAAGATCATAGGCGGAATTGCGAGAGGACTTCTATACTTGCATGAGGAATCTcgacttaaaataattcatcgtgATCTCAAAGCCAGCAACATACTTTTAGATGGTGAGATGAACCCCAAAATTGCAGACTTTGGCTTAGCGAGGTTGTGTGCCGCAGATGAAACACAGGGCAATACCAACAGAATTGTGGGAACATA TGGGTATATGTCACCGGAATATGCAATGCACGGACAGTTCTCTATTAAATCGGACGTATTTAGCTTTGGTGTGCTGATCCTAGAAATCATGACTGGCCAGAAAAACAACTCATTTCGAAATGGAGAGACTATAGAAGATCTCTTAAGTGCG GCATGGAAGTATTGGCACCGAGGAACGTTTGAGGATATGATCGATCCCGTGCTGAGGGCTAGTTCGGGTTCCTTGCGTGATATATCACGATGCATTCATATTGGACTTTTATGTGTGCAAGATAATTTAGCAGATAGACCAACAATGGCTTCTGTTGTTCTAACGCTTAGCAGTTTTACCATATCTTTGCCGGTTCCTTTAGAGCCAACATTTTTCACAAATAGCCGTATTTCGAAGAATGCATTATTTCAAGCATATGATTCAAGAGAGTCCGGGTCGACCACATCATCATCTCAAAATAAGTCACCTCATTCTACTGAATCAAAGAACGTCATGTCAATTACTGAGTTTTATCCGAGATGA
- the LOC142542643 gene encoding cysteine-rich receptor-like protein kinase 15 isoform X2 has protein sequence MMSKRWPLASIFLILTNLLAFAMAQSSCFNNGNYTNNSTYKSNLDTLLSSLSINVDYNGFYNASMGKNLDTVYASVLCRGDVQLPSCRSCIQEAAADIVGSCPNYKKAVRFNEFCTLRYSNESMFGIIETSRAWYLWNTQNASSPGQFMADVRTLVDNIRDQAAKGGSLRKVAAGSRSTVDFQTLFSLVQCTPDLSSEDCGSCLIGAIADIPRFCNNKRGCRVLKPSCILRYEDTTFYNETRLQELQALAATPPPQPPTSASLPPGTLSAPPGKKDNNKTRTTIIIVVSIGVCLIVAVFAGILLIMRTKKKPKEILECNIDSAESLQYDFCEIKSATDDFSDDNKLGQGGFGAVYKGKLSNGQEIAVKRLSMDSGQGDVEFKNEVLLVAKLQHRNLVRFLGFSIEGKERLLVYEFVKNASLDKFLFDPIKRPELDWERRYKIIGGIARGLLYLHEESRLKIIHRDLKASNILLDGEMNPKIADFGLARLCAADETQGNTNRIVGTYGYMSPEYAMHGQFSIKSDVFSFGVLILEIMTGQKNNSFRNGETIEDLLSAAWKYWHRGTFEDMIDPVLRASSGSLRDISRCIHIGLLCVQDNLADRPTMASVVLTLSSFTISLPVPLEPTFFTNSRISKNALFQAYDSRESGSTTSSSQNKSPHSTESKNVMSITEFYPR, from the exons ATGATGTCTAAAAGATGGCCGCTTGCCTCGATTTTCTTGATTCTCACAAACCTTTTAGCCTTCGCCATGGCGCAATCCTCGTGCTTCAACAACGGGAATTACACGAATAATAGCACGTATAAGAGTAACCTTGACACCCTTCTCTCTTCTTTATCCATAAATGTCGATTACAACGGATTCTACAACGCCTCAATGGGTAAGAACCTGGATACAGTCTATGCCTCCGTGCTTTGTAGAGGGGACGTTCAGCTCCCTAGTTGTCGTAGTTGTATCCAAGAAGCCGCCGCTGACATAGTAGGTTCGTGTCCGAATTACAAAAAGGCAGTTCGGTTTAATGAGTTCTGCACATTACGGTACTCTAATGAATCCATGTTCGGGATCATCGAGACTAGCAGAGCGTGGTACTTGTGGAATACACAGAATGCTTCGAGTCCCGGACAATTTATGGCGGATGTTAGAACGCTAGTGGACAATATTCGTGACCAGGCTGCGAAAGGTGGTTCTTTGAGGAAAGTGGCAGCAGGGAGTAGAAGTACGGTAGATTTTCAGACTCTTTTCTCGCTGGTTCAATGTACCCCGGATTTATCTTCGGAGGATTGCGGTAGTTGTTTAATTGGGGCTATTGCGGATATTCCAAGATTTTGCAACAACAAGAGAGGGTGTAGAGTTCTAAAGCCTAGCTGCATTCTTCGTTACGAAGATACAACCTTTTACAATGAAACCAGGCTTCAAGAATTACAGGCGCTTGCCGCAACGCCGCCGCCGCAACCACCCACATCAGCATCACTACCACCAGGCACGCTGTCGGCACCACCAG GTAAAAAAGACAATAATAAAACTCGAACGACCATCATCATTGTTGTTTCGATTGGTGTGTGTCTGATAGTGGCTGTATTTGCTGGCATCCTGCTAATTATGAGAACAAAGAAGAAACCGAAGGAAATACTTGAATGTAA TATTGACTCGGCGGAATCTCTACAATATGATTTCTGCGAAATTAAATCCGCAACAGATGATTTCTCGGATGACAATAAGCTGGGGCAAGGTGGATTTGGTGCCGTTTACAAG GGAAAACTTTCAAATGGACAAGAAATCGCTGTAAAAAGACTGTCCATGGATTCAGGACAAGGTGATGTGGAGTTCAAGAATGAAGTCTTACTAGTAGCCAAGTTACAACACCGGAACCTTGTTAGATTTTTGGGTTTCTCCATTGAAGGAAAAGAGAGACTTCTCGTCTATGAGTTTGTTAAGAATGCAAGTCTTGACAAATTTTTATTCG ATCCAATCAAGCGCCCAGAGTTGGACTGGGAAAGACGCTACAAGATCATAGGCGGAATTGCGAGAGGACTTCTATACTTGCATGAGGAATCTcgacttaaaataattcatcgtgATCTCAAAGCCAGCAACATACTTTTAGATGGTGAGATGAACCCCAAAATTGCAGACTTTGGCTTAGCGAGGTTGTGTGCCGCAGATGAAACACAGGGCAATACCAACAGAATTGTGGGAACATA TGGGTATATGTCACCGGAATATGCAATGCACGGACAGTTCTCTATTAAATCGGACGTATTTAGCTTTGGTGTGCTGATCCTAGAAATCATGACTGGCCAGAAAAACAACTCATTTCGAAATGGAGAGACTATAGAAGATCTCTTAAGTGCG GCATGGAAGTATTGGCACCGAGGAACGTTTGAGGATATGATCGATCCCGTGCTGAGGGCTAGTTCGGGTTCCTTGCGTGATATATCACGATGCATTCATATTGGACTTTTATGTGTGCAAGATAATTTAGCAGATAGACCAACAATGGCTTCTGTTGTTCTAACGCTTAGCAGTTTTACCATATCTTTGCCGGTTCCTTTAGAGCCAACATTTTTCACAAATAGCCGTATTTCGAAGAATGCATTATTTCAAGCATATGATTCAAGAGAGTCCGGGTCGACCACATCATCATCTCAAAATAAGTCACCTCATTCTACTGAATCAAAGAACGTCATGTCAATTACTGAGTTTTATCCGAGATGA